Below is a genomic region from Vitis riparia cultivar Riparia Gloire de Montpellier isolate 1030 chromosome 16, EGFV_Vit.rip_1.0, whole genome shotgun sequence.
CATTCCCTCGGCCATGTCCACCAATAGATTAGGCATGTTCAGAAGCTCCTCTTCGTCAATGAATTGATCCTCCCCCGCTGCCAAGCTACTGGATTCTGTTGTCTCCTCCTTTTTAGGTTGGGTGGGGTTTGGGCTCTCGGAACTCTCGGGCTTTGCTTGCTGAGCCTCAGCGGCCCTCGCTGCCGCCGCGCGTATATCGCTAGCGGAGGTGGACTTTGGGATAGGGTATGACAGAACGGAGTTGGGAAAATTCAAGGTGGCATCAGCGCCTTTTAAGGCCAGCGCTGCTACATCATAGGCGGTAGCCGCCATTTCAGGCGTCGGGTACGTGCCGAGCCATATTCGAGTAGTTTTGCGCGGCTCTCGAATCTCCGATACCCATTTATTACCTCGACACCGGATTCCCCTATAAAAAGGGTGCCTCCCGGCGGTTTGACCAGAAAAAGGAGTCGGAGAGGGAAGATTTTTTGGGGAGGGATGAGCAGATGTGGGCGTTGAGGAGGAATGTGAAGGAGGTGAAGAAAGGCCTTGTGGGGGCACAATAGAGAGAGAAGAGTCGGGCACTTCGATTTTTGGAGTAGGAGGTGGTTGGTCACTTTGGCGCACGTTAGCACGAGGTTCatccatatataaaaaaaaaaaaaaaaaaattgcaattcaGAATTTCAGATAGAGAGAgggggagaaagagaga
It encodes:
- the LOC117933065 gene encoding ethylene-responsive transcription factor ERF027-like, with the protein product MDEPRANVRQSDQPPPTPKIEVPDSSLSIVPPQGLSSPPSHSSSTPTSAHPSPKNLPSPTPFSGQTAGRHPFYRGIRCRGNKWVSEIREPRKTTRIWLGTYPTPEMAATAYDVAALALKGADATLNFPNSVLSYPIPKSTSASDIRAAAARAAEAQQAKPESSESPNPTQPKKEETTESSSLAAGEDQFIDEEELLNMPNLLVDMAEGMLVSPPRLKSQPSDDSPENSDSDSLWSYT